From a region of the uncultured Desulfatiglans sp. genome:
- a CDS encoding hypothetical protein (Evidence 5 : Unknown function) yields MILSARLKLCDGYNLELAARDSFIPKTVLAQEP; encoded by the coding sequence TTGATATTATCGGCTAGGCTTAAATTGTGTGATGGTTATAATTTGGAATTGGCTGCCAGGGATTCATTTATACCGAAAACGGTTTTGGCCCAAGAACCCTAA
- a CDS encoding hypothetical protein (Evidence 5 : Unknown function), with product MHLSGSRRYEVPEYGLSCDPGLCSEGFFFEGRDYLYMLLLLREADEVPGFDVFRGRFRCTAG from the coding sequence ATGCATCTCAGCGGAAGTCGAAGATATGAGGTCCCCGAATATGGTCTCTCATGTGATCCAGGACTCTGTTCGGAGGGATTCTTTTTCGAAGGTAGGGATTACCTCTACATGCTTCTTTTGTTGAGGGAAGCTGACGAAGTACCCGGTTTTGACGTTTTTCGCGGACGTTTCAGGTGTACCGCGGGATAG
- a CDS encoding Sugar transferase, producing MNGICAEGTEVLRGAAPRPWLLGVGDFLFLNVAFWTVNSWKGGPWHLSDRNFKLLLAFWGGWFLVSLGTRKFRIRPWKGYWVGVWDILRSGLYLAYAMALVVVLMGEYAVSRGQVFGTCLVLTGLELAIFMVMYPAFAGRRSGTDETATRPRTKAEGISSLLMLADMALVGLSFFLVHYFKRGDFELLPGYEILVLLFYGTWFVCSSITGKFRRKAHGNFYQILWPWLKAGVLMFLSLALIVFLFRFAEFSRIQVFGSVVVLVYLESILVAFYVARKQQRGLEEDVESLEERQRLLRQERLEVMDPARIQERLFAPVRGLLRDRAFKGDGEVFDFLDQALDLRSVLRAEMVLRDSSDLIQWDLLEGHPVRLVINLRKINDMRWVNRYLLEAHNMLLAGGWLVVMAHTIQTHREWMFQKYPRVLAHILYTIDFAIHRVAPKLPWIKQLYFSVTKGRDRRLSRAEVLGRIRFCGFEISAEKKIHNRLYVVAQKLLSPSHNEEPSYGPLVKLRRLGYRGEVLSIYKFRTMHPYSEFIQDYVVAKCGLLPGGKIRDDFRLTAWGKVMRRLWLDELPMLYNLVKGDLQLFGVRPLSAQYFGMYPKDLQELRMQAKPGLVPPFYADMPESFEEICESERRYLRTYLERKVRTQIVYFWKAFHNIVFNGARSK from the coding sequence ATGAACGGGATATGTGCGGAAGGAACTGAGGTACTTCGGGGAGCGGCCCCGCGGCCCTGGTTGCTGGGGGTGGGTGATTTTCTCTTCCTGAATGTGGCCTTCTGGACTGTAAACTCCTGGAAAGGCGGACCGTGGCATCTGAGCGACCGCAATTTCAAGCTCCTGCTGGCCTTTTGGGGGGGCTGGTTTTTGGTTTCTCTGGGGACCCGGAAGTTCCGGATCAGGCCTTGGAAAGGCTACTGGGTGGGTGTGTGGGATATTCTGAGATCAGGGCTATACTTGGCCTATGCCATGGCGCTGGTTGTGGTGCTGATGGGCGAGTATGCCGTGTCGAGAGGGCAGGTCTTTGGGACCTGTCTGGTGCTGACAGGTCTGGAGTTGGCGATATTTATGGTGATGTACCCGGCTTTTGCGGGGAGACGATCCGGGACGGATGAGACTGCAACAAGGCCGCGGACAAAGGCCGAGGGCATTTCTTCCCTTTTGATGCTTGCCGATATGGCGCTGGTGGGGCTTTCCTTTTTCCTGGTCCATTATTTCAAGAGGGGCGATTTCGAGCTTCTGCCCGGGTACGAAATCCTCGTACTTCTTTTTTATGGGACGTGGTTCGTTTGCTCATCGATCACCGGGAAATTCCGGAGGAAGGCCCACGGCAATTTCTACCAGATCCTGTGGCCCTGGCTAAAGGCCGGGGTTCTGATGTTTCTGAGCCTGGCCCTGATCGTTTTCTTGTTCCGGTTCGCTGAGTTCTCGCGGATCCAGGTCTTTGGCAGTGTGGTGGTGCTGGTTTACCTGGAGAGTATCCTGGTGGCCTTCTATGTCGCCAGGAAACAGCAGCGGGGGCTGGAGGAGGACGTCGAATCCCTGGAGGAGCGGCAGAGGCTCCTGAGGCAGGAGAGACTCGAGGTCATGGATCCAGCGAGGATCCAGGAGAGGCTCTTCGCACCGGTGCGGGGGCTGTTGCGGGACAGGGCCTTCAAGGGGGACGGGGAGGTCTTTGACTTTCTGGACCAGGCGCTCGACCTCCGCTCTGTTTTACGGGCCGAGATGGTGCTCCGGGACAGCAGCGATCTGATCCAGTGGGATCTGTTGGAGGGGCATCCGGTGAGGCTGGTGATCAACCTCCGGAAGATCAACGACATGCGTTGGGTGAACCGGTATCTGTTGGAGGCGCACAATATGCTGTTGGCGGGGGGATGGCTGGTGGTCATGGCCCACACCATTCAAACGCACCGTGAATGGATGTTCCAGAAATACCCCCGGGTGCTGGCGCATATCCTGTATACGATCGATTTTGCGATCCATCGTGTCGCCCCCAAGCTGCCATGGATCAAGCAGCTTTATTTCTCCGTGACCAAGGGGCGGGATCGGAGGCTGTCGCGGGCCGAGGTGCTGGGAAGGATCCGTTTTTGCGGCTTCGAGATTTCGGCGGAGAAGAAGATCCACAACCGTTTGTATGTAGTGGCGCAAAAACTTCTTTCCCCTTCTCATAACGAAGAGCCCTCTTACGGGCCTTTGGTGAAGCTCAGACGCTTGGGTTATAGGGGGGAGGTGCTTTCCATTTACAAATTTCGGACGATGCATCCCTATTCGGAATTCATCCAGGACTATGTGGTGGCAAAGTGCGGTCTGCTGCCCGGGGGAAAGATCAGGGACGACTTCCGCCTGACCGCCTGGGGAAAGGTGATGCGCAGGCTGTGGCTGGACGAGCTGCCCATGCTCTACAATCTGGTCAAGGGGGACCTGCAGCTCTTCGGGGTGCGGCCGCTGAGCGCCCAGTATTTCGGGATGTATCCGAAGGATTTGCAAGAGCTGCGGATGCAGGCGAAGCCGGGGCTGGTGCCTCCCTTTTATGCGGACATGCCCGAGAGTTTCGAGGAGATCTGCGAGTCGGAGCGGCGGTATTTGAGGACGTATCTGGAGCGGAAGGTGCGGACCCAGATCGTTTATTTCTGGAAGGCATTCCATAACATCGTGTTCAACGGCGCACGGAGCAAATGA
- a CDS encoding VanZ like family protein (modular protein) — protein MAYGDLGGLSARGEKSRSWCRWGLVIACVVFTVVAAVPYGRDAHSVVVLSVGLDKIVHLLGFAFLAVLAIGAGKGLLLWKRVGLVLLVLGFGAGIEWMQSYLPYRTFNPVDIVANSIGVAIGAVVGAAALQNGRRSVERASQ, from the coding sequence ATGGCCTATGGGGATCTCGGGGGCTTGAGTGCCCGGGGGGAAAAATCCAGGTCCTGGTGCCGATGGGGGCTGGTGATCGCTTGTGTGGTGTTCACCGTTGTGGCGGCCGTTCCTTACGGCCGTGATGCGCACAGCGTGGTGGTTTTATCCGTTGGGCTCGACAAGATTGTGCATCTGTTGGGGTTCGCGTTTTTGGCCGTGCTGGCGATCGGAGCGGGCAAGGGCCTTTTGTTGTGGAAAAGGGTGGGGCTCGTTTTGCTGGTGCTGGGCTTCGGGGCGGGCATCGAGTGGATGCAATCCTATCTCCCTTATCGGACGTTCAACCCGGTGGATATTGTCGCGAACTCGATCGGGGTGGCCATCGGGGCGGTGGTGGGGGCCGCGGCCTTGCAGAACGGGAGACGGAGTGTTGAGAGGGCTTCGCAGTAA
- a CDS encoding membrane hypothetical protein (Evidence 5 : Unknown function) yields MEKAAYILLLIVLVLSILMFGAVHTYMYTLMSLGVLAATVLLVLSGIRKDYRFGVYRWRVPKNSLHAGFILLLAFFVLQMVPLPEGILEALSPGAAEVGRRSIPAVEMAAGSGWSPLAAYGYPVRMSLIRLVVYGFFFFGLCQTLQSRRRIDGVVVVLLAAGCFEALYGLIETYSGSHHVLWYRMDYGKERLKGTFINGNHFAAFMAMGVVLAAGFAGAFASRGRKVRGGDEKRGLSGKLSALIEGDEALSKRVLIAFGGVVMGIGLVFSASRGAILSWAWAMLAMGVLFLLKKGYRWKGGIIAGIFVVVCAYAVQIGVEYPLERFMRIESAIENRSRYAARTMDLFEDFKAFGVGVGNFQYAFPKYQSVVDKKKFYRYAHNDWAQYLAEAGVAGLGVLVVGFGIYLFKTLRLWKRRNDPYAVSLGVVPAAVLVYIAVHSYGEFSLHTPAIALIAGAVMAIGYAALHLERHRRQDRMNDIYYDLPLKYRGGVALVVIFGLIGWAGWWSVRHFAAEAYCNTVPNSTLNRDQDPPVESVLKAIAWDGGNAEYWFKLAERMGVEGSGREGEGGGDDGAGGRIAVLEQAVRLNPFEALYHVQLGWAYTHRWEAPDYHSKWLPAADVSMDRAAWFAGVKNPRLHVEMGNYWTMRSKTVYPNDPLHQEAWGKACGHYREALRIEGAESREGKRLRKEIREHVWNVYPDEGMMDECLGR; encoded by the coding sequence GTGGAGAAGGCGGCCTACATCTTGCTCTTGATCGTGCTCGTTCTGAGCATCCTGATGTTCGGCGCGGTGCACACGTACATGTACACCCTCATGTCGCTCGGGGTGCTGGCGGCAACCGTTCTCCTGGTTTTGAGCGGGATCCGAAAGGATTACCGGTTCGGGGTGTATCGATGGCGGGTGCCAAAAAACAGCCTGCATGCGGGGTTTATCCTGCTGCTGGCTTTTTTTGTTTTGCAGATGGTTCCCCTGCCGGAGGGGATTTTGGAGGCGCTCTCGCCCGGGGCCGCGGAGGTGGGCCGGAGGTCGATCCCCGCTGTTGAAATGGCGGCGGGGAGCGGCTGGTCTCCCCTTGCCGCTTATGGGTATCCGGTGCGGATGAGCCTTATCCGGTTGGTGGTGTATGGCTTCTTCTTTTTTGGGCTTTGTCAGACCCTCCAGTCGCGGCGGCGGATCGACGGGGTGGTTGTCGTTCTCTTGGCGGCGGGGTGTTTCGAGGCGTTGTATGGGCTGATCGAGACCTATTCCGGGTCGCACCATGTACTGTGGTACCGGATGGATTACGGCAAGGAGCGATTGAAGGGGACCTTTATCAACGGGAATCACTTTGCGGCCTTTATGGCCATGGGGGTGGTGCTGGCGGCGGGGTTCGCCGGGGCTTTTGCCTCCAGGGGGCGAAAAGTTCGAGGGGGGGATGAGAAACGGGGGCTGTCCGGGAAGCTCTCGGCCTTGATCGAAGGGGATGAGGCGTTGTCCAAGAGGGTCCTGATCGCTTTTGGAGGGGTGGTCATGGGGATCGGGCTGGTGTTTTCGGCCTCCCGGGGGGCTATCCTGAGCTGGGCCTGGGCCATGCTGGCGATGGGTGTTTTGTTTCTGCTGAAGAAGGGCTATCGGTGGAAGGGGGGCATTATCGCCGGCATCTTTGTGGTGGTTTGCGCCTATGCGGTCCAGATCGGGGTCGAGTATCCCCTGGAGCGGTTCATGCGGATCGAATCGGCGATCGAGAACCGCTCGCGCTATGCGGCCAGGACCATGGACCTGTTCGAGGACTTCAAGGCGTTTGGTGTGGGCGTCGGAAATTTCCAGTATGCCTTTCCCAAGTACCAGTCCGTGGTCGACAAGAAGAAGTTCTACCGGTATGCCCACAACGACTGGGCCCAGTACCTGGCGGAGGCGGGTGTGGCGGGGCTGGGGGTGCTGGTGGTTGGGTTCGGGATATACCTTTTCAAGACGCTGAGGCTGTGGAAAAGGCGGAACGATCCTTACGCGGTTTCGCTCGGGGTTGTGCCCGCGGCCGTTCTTGTGTACATCGCCGTCCACTCCTACGGGGAGTTCAGCCTGCACACCCCGGCGATTGCGCTGATCGCAGGCGCCGTTATGGCCATCGGATACGCGGCCCTGCACCTGGAGCGGCATCGCCGGCAAGACCGGATGAATGATATCTACTATGATCTGCCGCTCAAGTACCGGGGCGGGGTGGCGCTGGTTGTGATCTTCGGGTTGATTGGATGGGCGGGATGGTGGAGCGTCCGGCATTTTGCGGCTGAGGCGTACTGTAATACCGTGCCGAACAGCACCCTGAACCGGGATCAGGACCCTCCGGTCGAGTCTGTTCTCAAGGCGATTGCGTGGGACGGGGGGAATGCGGAGTATTGGTTCAAGCTCGCGGAACGGATGGGGGTCGAAGGCTCGGGGCGGGAAGGCGAAGGCGGTGGTGATGACGGGGCGGGCGGGCGCATAGCGGTGCTCGAGCAGGCGGTGCGGCTCAATCCGTTCGAGGCGCTCTATCATGTGCAACTGGGATGGGCCTACACGCACCGGTGGGAGGCGCCGGATTACCACAGCAAATGGCTCCCGGCGGCGGATGTCTCAATGGACCGGGCGGCCTGGTTTGCCGGGGTCAAGAACCCGAGGCTGCATGTCGAGATGGGGAACTACTGGACCATGCGGTCGAAGACGGTGTATCCGAACGACCCGCTCCACCAGGAGGCTTGGGGCAAGGCGTGCGGGCATTACCGGGAGGCGCTGCGGATCGAGGGGGCGGAGAGCAGGGAGGGAAAGCGGCTGCGGAAGGAGATCCGGGAACATGTGTGGAATGTCTATCCGGATGAGGGGATGATGGATGAGTGCCTCGGCAGGTGA
- a CDS encoding exported hypothetical protein (Evidence 5 : Unknown function), which produces MKRRSTTMLSVFLLLMGALGCSLAPRKAYLGPDRPKRELSLIVQTENVEYRPVFIRIPTPDEVRDLPLDDLGILVLPGTYAFRAKLYHSRLQERKQLATVPIVPGESDFPAERTELRWTRTDAPYKETEEARLTLEAGLRYEVWCSDDEQIRMKVLGPFR; this is translated from the coding sequence ATGAAACGCAGATCGACAACCATGCTATCTGTCTTCCTCTTGCTCATGGGCGCCCTCGGCTGCTCCCTCGCCCCCAGAAAAGCCTACCTGGGCCCGGATCGCCCCAAGCGGGAACTCTCCCTGATCGTCCAGACCGAGAACGTGGAGTACCGGCCCGTCTTCATCCGCATCCCCACCCCGGATGAAGTCCGCGATCTGCCCTTGGACGACCTCGGCATACTCGTCCTGCCCGGCACCTACGCCTTCAGGGCCAAACTCTACCACTCCCGCCTCCAGGAGCGGAAACAGCTCGCCACCGTCCCCATCGTCCCCGGCGAATCGGATTTTCCGGCCGAGCGCACCGAGCTGCGCTGGACCAGGACCGATGCCCCCTACAAAGAGACGGAAGAGGCCCGCCTCACCCTCGAGGCCGGCCTCCGATACGAAGTTTGGTGCTCCGATGACGAACAGATCAGAATGAAGGTCCTCGGCCCCTTCCGCTAG
- a CDS encoding PAS domain S-box (fragment), giving the protein MGIRNTRKVLAVTAGVVWVLCIVGSIVWGHREMDRSLMALAEWEAAASVDKDGVFRKGVSKGGGAYVPPTEAAAPNPLSAYALALGDHRAQVVMVHGAIGVLGLVGLWLGAAILKKSDRQLRESEERIRGIVEHSTSVFYACDAKGVPTYLSPQIETVLGYTPEEAMARWGGLMTDNPLNQIAEERAAAAFETGEAQPPYEIEALHKAGHPVWLECRQSPVVKDGQVVGMAGSWRDISARKAGLAALRNREERLRLALEAAESATWDFDVPSDTMIYDRRWFRMLGYAAGEIKPDLRSWEALVHREDKSYVIGRFHAHLVGMTQIYETEHRLRHKSGDWIWVLDRGRVTERDSEGRPLRVCGTLMDITARKHAERMTQIQLDLIEFTADHSLDEVLKRALDEISTFVRSPTAFFALVAADQKSISLQEWSPSTTEICWVEAKQLHCTLDRAGVWADCVLAKNPVIHNDYQALPRKKGLPEGHPELVRELLVPVLRKDSVVAILGVGNKPVPYTEEDAERVAALADVTWETIERKRVDERLRESEELQKAMIECSPLALYAFDLEGGVLSWNASAERLFGWSADEVVGKPLPTVPEEKAREFEAIRRRVAEGEVISGLEVVRRKKDGVRFDGRLSVAPIRDIDGELVGFMASMEDVTVWKEAEKERKELSEQLSQAQKLESVGRLAGGVAHDFNNMLSVILGHAEILLGKLEPGDRMAAGLREIQGAAERSALLTRQLLAFARKQVVEPRVLSLNETVEPLLKMLRRLIGEDIALLWHPGRNLWPILIDPSQVDQILANLCVNARDAIEDVGEIVIETRNVHLVAAQYDDHPEAVSGEYVLLSVSDDGCGVDKEALPYLFEPFFTTKEVGKGTGLGLPTVYGIVRQNGGWIDVQSESGKGAIFKIYLPRHCGEEMQPQEAVLDASLPRGSETILLVEDEPAPLRMTARMLAGLGYRVLSASSPEEAIMLAHKHADEIDLLLTDVVMPGMNGKNLADKILSTHPGLVCLFMSGYTADVIAHHGMIHEGIAFIQKPFTMKDLAVKIRLLFDQD; this is encoded by the coding sequence TTGGGGATCAGAAATACTCGGAAGGTCCTGGCGGTCACTGCGGGGGTCGTTTGGGTGCTCTGCATCGTCGGCTCGATTGTGTGGGGTCACAGGGAAATGGATCGGTCCCTGATGGCATTGGCCGAATGGGAGGCTGCCGCTTCGGTCGACAAGGATGGTGTATTCCGCAAGGGGGTGTCCAAGGGTGGGGGCGCCTATGTGCCACCGACGGAGGCGGCGGCGCCGAACCCTCTTTCCGCGTATGCCTTGGCGCTCGGCGACCATCGAGCCCAAGTGGTCATGGTGCACGGCGCAATCGGCGTTTTGGGGTTGGTCGGTTTGTGGCTGGGGGCTGCCATCCTGAAAAAGTCGGACAGGCAACTGAGGGAAAGCGAGGAGCGGATCCGCGGCATCGTCGAACATAGCACTTCCGTCTTCTATGCCTGCGATGCGAAGGGGGTTCCGACCTATCTGAGCCCCCAGATCGAAACGGTGCTCGGGTACACGCCGGAAGAGGCCATGGCCCGTTGGGGGGGCTTGATGACGGACAACCCCCTGAACCAGATTGCCGAGGAGCGGGCCGCGGCCGCTTTCGAGACGGGCGAGGCCCAACCGCCCTATGAGATCGAGGCCTTGCACAAGGCCGGCCATCCGGTCTGGCTGGAGTGCAGGCAGAGCCCTGTTGTCAAGGACGGGCAGGTCGTGGGAATGGCTGGTTCCTGGAGGGATATCAGCGCGCGTAAGGCAGGCTTGGCGGCGCTCAGAAATCGCGAAGAGCGTCTGAGGCTGGCCCTGGAAGCCGCTGAATCGGCCACCTGGGATTTCGATGTGCCGAGCGACACGATGATCTATGATCGGCGCTGGTTCCGCATGCTCGGCTATGCGGCGGGCGAGATCAAACCCGATCTCCGCAGTTGGGAAGCGCTCGTCCACCGGGAGGACAAGTCGTATGTAATCGGGCGATTTCATGCTCACTTGGTGGGTATGACGCAGATTTACGAGACGGAGCATCGGCTCCGCCACAAGTCGGGCGATTGGATCTGGGTGCTGGACAGGGGGCGCGTGACGGAACGCGACTCGGAGGGGCGGCCTTTGCGGGTCTGCGGCACGCTGATGGATATCACCGCCCGCAAGCACGCCGAGCGTATGACGCAGATCCAGCTCGATCTGATCGAATTCACGGCCGACCACAGTCTGGATGAGGTGTTGAAGCGTGCCTTGGACGAGATCAGCACGTTCGTGCGGAGCCCGACGGCCTTTTTCGCCCTCGTGGCGGCCGACCAGAAATCCATCTCGCTTCAAGAATGGTCGCCTTCGACCACGGAGATTTGCTGGGTGGAGGCGAAGCAACTGCACTGCACCCTCGATCGGGCCGGCGTCTGGGCGGATTGCGTTTTGGCGAAAAACCCCGTGATCCACAACGACTATCAGGCCCTGCCCCGCAAAAAGGGGCTGCCGGAGGGCCATCCCGAACTGGTCCGGGAGTTACTGGTGCCGGTGCTGCGGAAAGACAGCGTCGTCGCGATCCTCGGTGTGGGCAACAAGCCCGTGCCTTACACGGAAGAAGACGCCGAACGGGTGGCGGCTTTGGCCGATGTGACGTGGGAGACCATCGAGCGCAAGCGGGTCGACGAGAGGCTGCGGGAGAGCGAAGAACTGCAGAAGGCTATGATCGAGTGCTCGCCCTTGGCGCTGTATGCCTTCGACCTGGAGGGTGGTGTCCTCTCATGGAACGCTTCGGCGGAAAGGTTGTTCGGCTGGAGCGCCGATGAGGTCGTCGGGAAGCCGCTGCCCACCGTTCCGGAGGAGAAGGCGCGCGAGTTCGAGGCGATCCGGAGGCGGGTCGCCGAGGGGGAGGTGATCTCGGGCCTCGAGGTCGTCCGGCGGAAGAAGGACGGGGTGCGCTTCGATGGGAGGCTGTCCGTTGCACCGATTCGTGATATCGATGGAGAGCTCGTCGGGTTCATGGCCAGCATGGAGGATGTGACCGTATGGAAGGAGGCGGAGAAGGAGAGGAAGGAGCTTTCGGAACAGCTTTCGCAGGCCCAGAAGCTCGAGTCCGTGGGGCGTCTGGCGGGGGGTGTCGCCCACGATTTCAACAACATGCTGAGCGTGATCCTGGGGCACGCTGAAATCCTGCTGGGAAAGCTCGAGCCGGGCGACCGCATGGCGGCGGGTCTGCGGGAGATTCAGGGGGCTGCCGAGCGGTCTGCGCTCTTGACGCGGCAGTTGCTCGCCTTTGCGAGGAAACAGGTCGTGGAGCCCAGGGTCCTCAGTTTGAACGAAACGGTGGAACCCCTCCTGAAGATGCTGCGCCGGTTGATCGGGGAGGACATCGCCCTGCTCTGGCACCCGGGGAGGAATCTCTGGCCGATCCTGATCGACCCGTCGCAGGTCGATCAGATACTGGCGAACCTGTGCGTAAACGCCCGGGATGCCATCGAGGATGTCGGGGAGATCGTCATCGAAACGCGGAATGTCCATCTGGTGGCCGCGCAATACGACGATCACCCGGAGGCTGTCTCCGGCGAGTATGTCCTGTTGTCTGTGAGCGATGACGGCTGCGGCGTGGACAAGGAGGCCCTGCCGTATCTGTTCGAGCCGTTTTTCACGACGAAAGAGGTCGGCAAGGGGACCGGGCTCGGCCTGCCCACCGTGTACGGCATCGTGCGGCAGAACGGGGGCTGGATCGATGTGCAGAGCGAATCCGGGAAGGGCGCCATCTTCAAGATCTATCTTCCGCGCCACTGCGGGGAGGAGATGCAACCGCAGGAAGCGGTGTTGGACGCCTCGCTCCCGCGCGGCAGCGAGACCATTCTTCTGGTCGAGGACGAGCCTGCGCCGCTCCGAATGACGGCCAGGATGCTTGCGGGGTTGGGCTATCGCGTGCTGAGCGCTTCTTCGCCCGAAGAAGCCATCATGCTCGCGCACAAGCATGCAGACGAAATAGACCTGCTCCTCACGGATGTGGTGATGCCGGGGATGAACGGGAAGAATCTGGCAGATAAAATCCTGTCGACGCACCCCGGTCTCGTCTGCCTCTTCATGTCTGGATACACCGCCGATGTCATCGCTCACCACGGGATGATCCACGAGGGGATCGCATTCATCCAGAAGCCGTTCACCATGAAGGATCTTGCGGTCAAGATCCGCCTATTGTTCGATCAGGACTGA